In Candidatus Flexicrinis affinis, the following proteins share a genomic window:
- a CDS encoding Ig-like domain-containing protein — protein MWKILRSALCLAFTLIGLSVPAAMQSDVSSLQVVSVTPDPDATGIATDSTIVVAFDRPVVPLTPTANQGELPQPLSLYPHVDGSGVWVNTSIYVFTPSDHLAGATRYTVTTAAGLRAADDSQLGYDYFWSFSTQAAQILDIDFSEFEYLSSTVGYAGLDTTVSFVFNQPMSHAFVEDAFSLTRADSNDRVPGHFTWAEDSTQVTFTPDERLQIASSYVVGVAGLVSPNRWSFNTYPLPRVRETTPYNGASDEYPRGWVSFEFVSPMNFNTFRDRVRIEPEPEEWTPYAYDSRISFQFDMQFATRYTVTILAGVEDIYGNRLAEDVTVSFTTSQPTNQANITCQSALAITSAAGQITQIPGGVSGTSTVDIELSHLPLGDLPRVMERVAWVDTGVGDGQASHIVPEVNEENVVRRWRATLTSGDTASAAVGVPIDPPEGRLAPGLYRIRTDAEGDTYNDQCDFALAVATANLTIKRDEDGLLVWVTDLQTATPLEGIPVTVYDYDGQAQGTSVTDADGLARLPSVFVTATTPDGYEYAAPHATVVAASDSVYGIWTTKAAYYVAPGGGTYLYTDRAIYRPGETVYFRGVMREGVDIDYAVPEIQSIEAHTYGYNSPDDLLDVELPVSPFGTFSGSVTLREDQPLGQLLIAVGEPVYYTCGECYPYYGPSVSVEVAEYRVPEVDVEVTPQTRELTDGDVLNVLIDAQYYSGGGVPDAPVEVTIYAREAAFRYSGPGRYSFRNDTPRQPDEHFLHRYYGRETALETNEHGQILITEDMSGYVPRSALLTVEAGILDPTGASVGARAQVVLHPADLYVGLHMEDYFVEAETSADIDLIVVGQDSIPVAGVPVRLELSEIRWTRTEVRDEWGRWEWIREEIPAGTQIVTSDLDGTAHAEFEVSTAGIYRAVATVTDREGRDNHSTIEFYATGSAPVLWGHHRSHELTMIADRSSYKPGETARILIPVPFVERGDTWLLIGVERKLRYETDVIQATGTTVVYEIPITEDHVPNIEMNVVMVQGAGPDGLPDYRTGAIGLAVEPVRQRLHIDVEPSSTAAHPDETIAFDLHVTDSDGQPVVAELGISLVDQAVLDLRPLPDRALESVYYSPRPNAVKTTTGMTALLELQYTYEHDPGGGQGGGGGGIPQPTLRDTFVTTPLWSPHVVTDAQGMATISVEMPDNLTRWRLNVKGITPATQVGETELELVSRLPFWIQPGAPRFFVAGDRVRLIAVIHNGTDEVQQATVTLDAAGLDLLTEPVQRVTITAGGQVRVTWDVVAGQSESVDLIFAAVADSGLQDAVKPRLGESTTIPVYRYTARDIVGTSGVLFEPGVRVEQIALPTDLPIDDGALVIETSPSLAMAAVDQLDRFVPREGASTEAAISTVFPAALAANALSRMGADTTDVGDRLADALEVTLPQLAETQNADGGWGWFGGLSSDQLVSAYVVIGLGEAHAAGHKVPDEILRPAIRFLRRQLATVDLDTPAYALDRQAFVLFALTECSRHGLCTGSTARWESPLSALLHYREKLSTAARAFVLMSLLGIQPDSPLTDTLVSDLTGAAVRYATSVYWEEPDAANWGSTHRTTAVVLMALLRAAADPAQLPDAVRWLAQSYTGIGWRSTQAMAWSVAALAEWMVTTGEGQADYPLQIILNGDTVHTQDVSSDDIARRAIVQVPADELSISVPNQVAIEHGEGPGALYYTAALDVRLPAERVDAVSRGISVTREYFVNDDELPSLTAQVGDRVTVRLTLIVASDLEYVIVDDRLPAGLEAADGRLATAPPGAPLPALTRDDPRWFWGMWAFSRTALRDEGALLHALALPRGTYVYSYPARAVSAGEFQAVPAVAQQMYFPDVFGRSAGAIFRVTGP, from the coding sequence ATGTGGAAGATCCTGCGGTCCGCACTTTGTTTGGCGTTCACACTCATTGGGCTTTCGGTACCCGCTGCAATGCAGTCCGATGTGTCGAGCCTACAGGTGGTATCGGTGACACCGGACCCGGACGCGACCGGTATTGCGACCGACTCCACCATCGTCGTGGCGTTCGATCGGCCGGTTGTCCCGCTCACGCCCACGGCGAATCAAGGTGAGCTGCCACAACCGTTGAGTTTATACCCGCATGTCGACGGCAGTGGTGTCTGGGTCAACACGTCGATCTATGTCTTTACGCCCAGCGACCACCTGGCGGGCGCGACCCGCTACACCGTCACCACGGCCGCCGGTCTTCGCGCGGCCGATGATTCACAGCTTGGCTACGACTACTTCTGGTCGTTTTCCACCCAGGCGGCGCAGATCCTCGATATCGACTTCAGTGAGTTCGAGTACCTGAGCAGTACGGTGGGGTATGCCGGTCTCGACACCACGGTCTCGTTTGTATTCAACCAACCGATGTCGCACGCGTTCGTCGAGGACGCCTTCAGCCTGACGCGCGCGGACTCGAACGACCGTGTGCCCGGGCACTTCACGTGGGCGGAGGACTCCACTCAAGTGACGTTCACGCCGGACGAGCGGCTTCAGATCGCCTCGAGTTATGTCGTTGGCGTTGCCGGACTCGTGTCACCCAATCGGTGGTCCTTCAACACCTATCCGCTGCCGAGGGTGAGAGAAACGACCCCGTACAACGGAGCTAGCGACGAGTACCCGCGTGGCTGGGTCAGTTTCGAGTTTGTATCGCCGATGAATTTCAACACCTTCCGTGATCGCGTTCGGATCGAACCTGAGCCGGAGGAGTGGACGCCCTACGCATACGACTCTCGGATTTCGTTTCAGTTTGACATGCAGTTCGCTACCCGTTACACCGTCACCATCCTGGCCGGCGTGGAAGATATCTACGGCAACCGTCTGGCCGAAGACGTTACGGTTTCGTTCACGACGAGTCAGCCAACCAATCAGGCGAATATCACCTGCCAATCCGCATTGGCCATCACCAGCGCAGCGGGACAGATCACGCAGATTCCGGGCGGAGTCAGCGGCACAAGCACCGTCGACATTGAGCTATCCCACCTGCCACTGGGCGACCTGCCGCGCGTAATGGAACGGGTTGCATGGGTGGATACAGGTGTCGGCGACGGTCAGGCATCGCATATCGTCCCCGAAGTCAATGAGGAGAACGTGGTCCGGCGCTGGCGCGCGACGTTGACCAGCGGCGACACCGCGAGTGCGGCTGTGGGCGTCCCGATCGATCCTCCCGAGGGGCGTCTCGCACCGGGCCTTTACCGAATTCGGACCGACGCCGAAGGCGATACCTACAACGATCAATGCGACTTCGCGCTGGCCGTCGCGACGGCCAACCTCACGATCAAGCGCGACGAGGACGGTCTGCTGGTGTGGGTGACCGACCTGCAGACCGCCACACCGCTCGAAGGAATCCCCGTGACGGTATACGACTACGATGGGCAGGCGCAGGGCACCAGTGTCACGGACGCGGACGGACTTGCGCGCCTTCCATCCGTTTTCGTTACTGCGACCACACCGGATGGCTATGAATACGCGGCACCGCATGCGACGGTCGTGGCGGCAAGTGACTCCGTGTACGGGATCTGGACAACCAAGGCGGCGTATTATGTGGCCCCCGGCGGTGGGACCTACCTGTACACCGACCGCGCGATCTACCGGCCGGGCGAGACGGTGTACTTCCGCGGTGTGATGCGTGAGGGTGTCGACATCGACTATGCCGTACCGGAGATCCAGTCGATCGAGGCGCATACTTACGGCTATAACTCGCCGGATGACCTGCTCGATGTCGAGCTGCCGGTGTCGCCGTTCGGGACGTTCAGCGGTTCGGTCACGCTGCGTGAAGACCAGCCACTGGGGCAGCTTCTTATTGCCGTCGGTGAGCCGGTTTACTACACCTGCGGGGAGTGCTATCCCTATTATGGGCCGTCGGTCTCGGTCGAGGTGGCCGAGTATCGCGTGCCCGAGGTCGACGTCGAGGTCACGCCGCAGACGCGTGAGCTTACGGACGGAGATGTCCTCAATGTCCTGATCGACGCGCAGTATTACAGCGGCGGTGGCGTTCCAGACGCGCCTGTCGAGGTTACCATCTACGCCCGAGAGGCGGCATTTCGTTACAGCGGGCCCGGGCGCTATTCGTTCCGCAATGACACACCGCGGCAGCCCGATGAACACTTCCTGCATCGCTACTACGGTCGAGAAACGGCTCTGGAGACAAATGAGCACGGGCAAATTCTGATTACGGAAGACATGTCCGGTTACGTGCCGCGATCTGCACTGCTGACGGTCGAAGCGGGCATTCTGGACCCGACCGGGGCCTCTGTGGGAGCTCGTGCGCAGGTCGTGCTCCATCCGGCTGATCTGTATGTCGGCTTGCATATGGAAGATTACTTTGTCGAGGCGGAGACGTCGGCCGATATCGACCTCATCGTCGTCGGTCAGGACAGTATTCCGGTCGCTGGCGTGCCCGTACGTCTCGAACTGTCCGAAATCCGCTGGACGCGGACCGAAGTGCGGGACGAGTGGGGCCGCTGGGAATGGATCCGCGAAGAGATTCCGGCCGGCACCCAGATTGTGACCAGCGATCTGGACGGTACAGCGCACGCCGAATTTGAGGTGTCGACAGCCGGCATCTATCGGGCGGTTGCAACGGTCACCGACCGCGAGGGGCGCGACAATCACAGCACGATCGAGTTCTACGCTACCGGGAGCGCCCCGGTGCTTTGGGGCCACCATCGCTCGCACGAGTTGACCATGATTGCCGATCGGTCTAGCTACAAGCCGGGAGAAACGGCCCGAATCCTGATCCCGGTGCCGTTCGTTGAGCGTGGCGACACATGGCTGCTGATCGGTGTCGAGCGCAAGCTGCGCTACGAGACCGACGTCATTCAGGCAACCGGGACGACCGTCGTGTACGAAATCCCGATCACTGAGGACCATGTCCCGAACATCGAGATGAACGTCGTCATGGTTCAGGGTGCTGGGCCGGACGGCCTACCAGACTACCGGACCGGCGCGATCGGGCTCGCTGTCGAGCCGGTCCGACAGCGACTCCACATCGACGTAGAACCATCGTCGACCGCCGCGCATCCGGATGAGACGATTGCGTTCGACCTTCACGTCACTGACTCGGACGGGCAGCCGGTAGTCGCTGAGTTGGGCATCAGTCTGGTCGATCAAGCGGTGCTGGACCTGCGGCCGCTGCCGGATCGCGCACTCGAGTCTGTGTACTACAGCCCACGTCCCAATGCCGTCAAAACGACCACCGGTATGACCGCCCTGCTTGAGCTGCAGTACACCTATGAGCACGATCCAGGCGGCGGGCAAGGCGGGGGCGGAGGCGGGATCCCGCAGCCCACCCTGCGTGACACGTTCGTGACCACCCCGTTGTGGAGCCCGCATGTCGTGACCGACGCGCAGGGAATGGCGACGATATCGGTTGAGATGCCGGATAACTTGACACGCTGGCGGCTGAACGTCAAGGGGATCACCCCGGCGACCCAGGTCGGGGAAACCGAGCTGGAACTCGTCTCCCGACTGCCATTCTGGATTCAACCCGGCGCGCCGCGCTTCTTTGTCGCCGGCGATCGCGTGCGGCTGATCGCCGTGATCCACAATGGGACCGACGAGGTCCAACAGGCGACGGTGACCCTGGACGCGGCGGGCCTCGACCTGCTGACCGAGCCTGTACAGCGGGTAACGATCACCGCCGGCGGACAAGTGCGCGTGACTTGGGATGTGGTTGCCGGCCAGTCCGAGTCGGTCGATCTGATCTTTGCTGCCGTGGCGGACAGCGGCTTGCAGGACGCGGTCAAGCCGCGTCTCGGCGAATCGACGACGATCCCTGTCTATCGCTACACCGCGCGTGACATCGTCGGAACCAGCGGCGTGCTGTTTGAGCCGGGCGTGCGCGTCGAGCAGATCGCCTTGCCGACCGACCTGCCGATCGACGACGGCGCGCTCGTGATCGAGACGTCCCCGTCGTTGGCTATGGCCGCCGTCGACCAGCTGGACCGGTTTGTGCCACGGGAAGGCGCTAGCACCGAAGCCGCGATCAGCACCGTCTTTCCGGCGGCGCTTGCGGCGAATGCCCTCAGCCGGATGGGTGCCGACACCACTGATGTCGGCGACCGGTTGGCCGATGCGCTGGAGGTCACGCTGCCGCAGCTCGCGGAAACACAGAACGCGGACGGCGGGTGGGGATGGTTCGGTGGACTGTCCAGCGATCAGTTGGTCTCGGCGTATGTCGTGATCGGCCTCGGCGAGGCGCACGCGGCGGGGCACAAGGTGCCGGACGAGATCCTGCGGCCGGCGATTCGGTTCCTCCGGCGTCAGCTCGCGACCGTAGACCTTGATACGCCGGCGTATGCGCTGGATCGGCAGGCGTTCGTGCTGTTCGCGCTGACGGAGTGTTCACGCCACGGGCTGTGTACGGGTTCCACCGCGCGCTGGGAGTCACCGCTTTCTGCGCTGCTCCACTACCGTGAAAAGTTGTCGACTGCGGCGCGGGCGTTCGTCTTGATGAGTTTGCTGGGCATCCAACCGGACTCGCCGCTGACCGACACGCTGGTATCGGATCTGACTGGGGCAGCCGTGCGCTACGCCACCAGCGTGTACTGGGAGGAGCCTGACGCGGCCAACTGGGGCAGCACCCATCGAACGACGGCTGTTGTGCTGATGGCACTCCTCCGGGCCGCGGCGGACCCGGCTCAGCTCCCCGATGCTGTGCGCTGGTTGGCGCAGTCTTATACTGGAATCGGCTGGCGCAGTACGCAGGCGATGGCGTGGTCGGTCGCTGCGCTGGCGGAGTGGATGGTTACGACTGGCGAAGGGCAGGCAGACTATCCGCTGCAGATCATACTGAACGGCGATACAGTGCACACGCAGGACGTATCATCGGACGACATCGCTCGCCGCGCGATCGTCCAGGTGCCGGCCGACGAACTGTCAATCTCTGTCCCGAATCAGGTGGCGATCGAGCATGGTGAGGGTCCGGGCGCACTCTATTACACAGCGGCCCTCGATGTCCGCCTGCCTGCGGAACGGGTGGATGCAGTGAGCCGGGGCATATCGGTCACGCGCGAATACTTCGTCAACGACGATGAACTGCCGTCGCTGACCGCTCAGGTTGGCGATCGGGTGACAGTGCGGCTGACGTTGATCGTCGCGAGCGATCTGGAATATGTGATTGTGGACGACCGGCTTCCTGCCGGGCTTGAAGCTGCCGACGGGCGGTTGGCCACCGCGCCGCCCGGAGCACCCCTCCCTGCACTCACACGCGACGATCCGCGCTGGTTCTGGGGCATGTGGGCGTTCAGCCGCACCGCACTACGGGACGAAGGCGCGCTGCTGCATGCGCTGGCGCTTCCGCGTGGCACGTACGTCTACAGCTATCCGGCGCGGGCAGTCAGCGCCGGTGAGTTTCAGGCGGTCCCGGCTGTGGCCCAACAAATGTACTTCCCCGACGTGTTCGGTCGGTCAGCCGGCGCGATCTTCCGCGTCACCGGGCCATAA
- a CDS encoding phosphoglycerate dehydrogenase — MTDLKQFRVLVTATSYGLDDPSLRRELEQTVGEVIYNPAGHPLTGSELAAMVPGIDGMIAGLDEINGEVIAAADRLRIIARYGVGLDRVDLEAARRKGIVVTNTPGANAVSVAELSVGLMIALARHLIEANAQTRNGAWPRFKGVTLHGKTVGLLGLGAIGRHTAQILRGFGSRIVGYDPNVTPEQANTFGVLWMDRDQVIREADFLSLHLPVLPETARMLDRALIGTMKPGAYLINTARSELIDDDALIEALQSGHLAGAALDTFHREPPDPSDPLLALKQVIVTPHTGAHSDDATRAMGRIALEECLAVLRGGEPQFRVV, encoded by the coding sequence ATGACCGACCTGAAACAATTTCGCGTGTTAGTCACGGCGACCTCGTACGGGCTTGACGATCCATCGCTGCGGCGCGAGCTCGAACAGACCGTAGGTGAAGTCATCTATAACCCCGCCGGTCACCCGTTAACGGGGTCCGAACTGGCGGCGATGGTGCCCGGGATCGATGGCATGATCGCCGGTCTTGACGAGATCAACGGCGAAGTCATCGCTGCTGCTGATCGCCTGCGAATCATCGCGCGCTATGGCGTCGGGCTTGACCGGGTGGATCTGGAGGCGGCGCGTCGAAAAGGCATTGTCGTGACCAACACGCCCGGTGCCAATGCCGTGTCTGTCGCCGAGCTTTCTGTAGGGTTGATGATCGCGCTCGCACGGCACTTGATCGAAGCCAATGCCCAGACGCGTAACGGGGCATGGCCGCGCTTCAAAGGCGTGACCCTGCACGGCAAGACCGTCGGCCTGCTTGGCCTCGGGGCGATCGGTCGGCATACCGCGCAGATCCTCCGCGGATTCGGCAGTCGCATTGTTGGCTACGATCCCAATGTCACGCCTGAGCAGGCGAACACCTTCGGCGTACTGTGGATGGATCGGGACCAAGTCATTCGCGAAGCCGACTTCCTGTCGCTGCACCTGCCGGTGCTGCCGGAGACAGCACGGATGCTCGACCGGGCGCTGATCGGCACGATGAAGCCCGGAGCGTATCTGATCAATACCGCGCGCAGCGAACTCATCGACGACGATGCGCTGATCGAGGCTCTGCAAAGCGGACATCTCGCTGGTGCAGCGCTCGATACGTTCCACCGCGAGCCGCCTGATCCGAGCGATCCGCTGCTTGCCCTCAAGCAGGTGATCGTTACGCCGCACACGGGCGCACATTCCGACGATGCGACCCGGGCGATGGGACGAATTGCGCTCGAGGAATGTCTGGCAGTCCTGCGCGGTGGGGAGCCGCAGTTCCGGGTGGTCTAG
- a CDS encoding recombinase family protein produces the protein MEYAMSRQGSRRPPPRHGWAVYLRTSSEEAQNPENSQRRQRHTIESSLFSRATLPVIGEYIDNLSGRSANNRPGFQLMLEHARAGHFSHVAVENAERFGRNDTEALMAIDALHEIGVAVRFADYPDLDPIDPDDRILVSLSFTLARRESIKLGQRVTGGLRAKQRAGGFIGKAPDGYINCEEKAEQADKTHTGRYKRWIEPDPEQFKVWRTAWDLLLTDQYTLSQICDELHARGTFFGVDVPL, from the coding sequence TTGGAGTATGCGATGAGTCGTCAAGGCAGCCGGAGACCGCCGCCCAGGCACGGATGGGCTGTCTATCTCCGCACCAGCAGCGAAGAGGCACAGAACCCCGAGAACTCCCAGCGGCGGCAGCGCCATACGATCGAGTCATCGCTGTTCAGCCGGGCAACACTGCCGGTTATTGGCGAGTACATCGACAATCTGAGCGGCCGATCCGCTAACAACCGCCCGGGCTTTCAACTCATGCTTGAGCATGCCCGTGCTGGACACTTCTCACATGTCGCGGTAGAGAATGCTGAACGATTCGGTCGCAACGATACGGAGGCTTTGATGGCGATCGATGCACTCCATGAAATCGGAGTTGCCGTTCGCTTTGCAGATTACCCCGATCTTGATCCAATTGATCCTGATGACCGGATTCTCGTGAGTCTGTCATTCACGCTTGCCCGGCGTGAGTCGATCAAGTTGGGGCAGCGCGTTACGGGTGGACTGCGCGCGAAGCAACGCGCCGGGGGATTTATCGGCAAAGCGCCGGATGGCTACATCAACTGCGAGGAGAAGGCGGAGCAAGCCGACAAGACTCACACGGGTCGCTACAAGCGATGGATCGAGCCGGATCCTGAGCAGTTCAAGGTCTGGCGTACTGCATGGGACCTATTGTTGACCGATCAGTACACGCTGTCGCAAATCTGCGATGAGCTTCATGCACGGGGCACCTTTTTCGGAGTGGACGTCCCTTTGTGA
- a CDS encoding succinate dehydrogenase flavoprotein subunit, which produces MNTHKVDAVIVGAGGAGLMAALYASMGGANVAVVSKLYPTRSHTGAAQGGIGAALGNKIGDDPNPDKPIYHAYDTVKGGDYLADQNAAKVLAEEAVDAVLELEHMGLPFDRTAEGKISQRRFGGHTQNFGEKLVYRACHAADRTGHMILQTLYQQCIKAGVKFYDEYHVVDVLMNGDVCVGAVAIDLNTGDFHIFHAKATLFASGGWGRCWQVTSNAHSMTGDGAAAVFRRGIPMQDMEFFQFHPTGIFKLGILITEGVRGEGGILVNRHGERFMEKYAPRVKDLASRDVISRAIYNEIKAGNGIQGRDYVYLDIRPETVNRYFAEAGESKRIDREYVEKKLPDILDFCRTYLGVDPVVEPMPIQPTAHYAMGGIPTNVDAEVVIDANWTVVPGMYAAGETACVSAHGANRLGTNSLVDLVVFGRRGGMNIAKFVKTAGFTDLPADAGKEISGEFERIRTSKGKTRAYTIRDRMQKLMNDNVGVYRTEETMQAAIEGLRELRETFIKDLHVDDRGKRFNTDVMEAWELENLIDLAEVTAVSALNRRESRGAHSREDFPKRDDANLLVHTLVYREAPSLYGIAAPEYKINMDKKVDMSLAEEDPRFAPKERVY; this is translated from the coding sequence ATGAACACACATAAGGTCGACGCAGTGATTGTCGGGGCCGGCGGCGCGGGCTTGATGGCGGCGCTGTATGCCAGCATGGGCGGCGCGAACGTCGCGGTCGTGTCCAAGCTGTACCCGACGCGCAGTCACACCGGCGCGGCGCAGGGCGGCATCGGCGCGGCGTTGGGCAACAAAATCGGGGATGACCCGAACCCCGACAAACCGATTTACCACGCCTACGACACGGTCAAGGGCGGCGATTATCTGGCCGATCAGAACGCGGCCAAGGTGCTGGCGGAAGAGGCGGTCGATGCCGTCCTCGAACTCGAGCACATGGGCCTGCCGTTCGACCGCACCGCCGAGGGCAAGATCAGCCAGCGGCGCTTTGGCGGCCACACGCAGAATTTTGGCGAGAAGCTGGTATACCGCGCCTGCCACGCCGCCGACCGTACCGGCCACATGATCTTGCAGACGCTGTACCAGCAGTGCATCAAGGCCGGCGTCAAGTTCTACGACGAGTATCACGTCGTCGACGTCTTGATGAACGGGGACGTGTGCGTCGGCGCGGTGGCGATCGACCTGAACACCGGCGATTTCCACATCTTCCACGCCAAGGCGACGCTGTTCGCCTCGGGCGGGTGGGGCCGCTGCTGGCAGGTGACCAGCAACGCGCACAGCATGACCGGCGACGGCGCGGCGGCGGTGTTCCGGCGCGGCATCCCGATGCAGGACATGGAGTTCTTCCAGTTCCACCCGACCGGCATCTTCAAGCTCGGCATCCTGATCACCGAGGGCGTGCGCGGCGAGGGCGGCATTTTGGTCAACCGCCACGGCGAGCGCTTTATGGAGAAATACGCTCCGCGTGTGAAAGACCTCGCCAGCCGCGACGTCATCAGCCGCGCGATCTACAACGAGATCAAGGCCGGCAACGGCATCCAGGGCCGCGACTACGTGTACCTCGACATTCGCCCCGAGACGGTCAACCGCTACTTCGCCGAGGCTGGCGAGAGCAAGCGGATCGACCGCGAATACGTCGAGAAGAAACTGCCGGACATCCTCGATTTCTGCCGCACCTATTTGGGAGTTGATCCGGTGGTCGAGCCAATGCCGATTCAGCCGACCGCGCACTATGCGATGGGCGGCATCCCGACCAACGTCGACGCCGAGGTTGTGATCGATGCGAACTGGACGGTCGTGCCCGGCATGTACGCCGCTGGCGAGACCGCCTGCGTAAGCGCGCACGGCGCCAACCGTCTCGGCACCAACTCGCTGGTCGATCTAGTCGTGTTCGGGCGGCGCGGCGGTATGAACATCGCCAAGTTCGTCAAGACGGCCGGCTTCACCGACCTGCCGGCAGACGCGGGCAAGGAGATCAGCGGCGAGTTCGAGCGCATCCGCACCAGCAAGGGCAAGACGCGCGCGTATACCATCCGCGACCGTATGCAGAAGCTGATGAACGACAACGTCGGCGTGTACCGCACCGAGGAGACGATGCAGGCCGCGATCGAAGGACTGCGCGAGCTGCGCGAGACGTTCATTAAGGACCTGCACGTGGACGACCGCGGCAAGCGCTTCAACACCGACGTGATGGAAGCGTGGGAACTCGAAAACCTGATCGATCTGGCCGAGGTCACGGCCGTCAGCGCGCTCAACCGGCGCGAGAGCCGTGGCGCGCACAGCCGCGAGGATTTCCCCAAGCGCGACGACGCCAACCTGCTCGTCCATACGCTGGTCTACCGTGAAGCGCCGAGCCTGTACGGGATCGCCGCGCCGGAATACAAGATCAACATGGACAAGAAGGTCGACATGTCGCTGGCCGAGGAAGATCCGCGCTTTGCCCCGAAGGAACGCGTGTACTAA
- the sdhC gene encoding succinate dehydrogenase, cytochrome b556 subunit: MNSLVLTLTETLRYRGAIGQWSWVLHRISGLGVVLFLTLHVIDTSWAVFYPGLYEEAIAAYQSPLFTIGEFILIACVVYHAYNGIRIVIFDFQPRWWKHQQRAAYAVLGLTAVTLVPVFALMLIEVIDHYSHDPFVLGLDRVLLAQVPFAVGIVAAIIGAVLLSGLVGLVTGGGEANGRAGSQLERFWWSFMRLSGILILPLVFGHLAMMHVLQGVFALTEAGSTIIGTRGLINVSGTATEFVLSRWNTSLAGPTTGVAVWKLYDIGLLLLVTVHGFNGLRYVLTDYTSDKPLLRRAATYVTVIGGVVLLVVGGAALLAGIEPTALDMACHAQEELGKTLSEFCQARIGG, encoded by the coding sequence TTGAATTCGCTCGTCTTAACCCTTACCGAGACGCTGCGGTATCGCGGCGCCATTGGGCAGTGGAGCTGGGTGCTTCACCGCATCTCCGGCCTCGGCGTCGTCCTCTTTTTGACTCTGCACGTGATCGACACGTCATGGGCGGTGTTCTACCCCGGCCTGTACGAAGAGGCGATCGCGGCCTATCAGTCACCCCTGTTCACCATCGGTGAGTTCATCCTCATCGCCTGCGTGGTGTATCACGCCTACAACGGTATCCGAATCGTCATCTTCGACTTTCAGCCGCGTTGGTGGAAGCATCAGCAGCGCGCCGCGTATGCCGTGCTTGGGCTGACAGCCGTCACATTGGTGCCGGTGTTTGCCTTAATGCTGATTGAGGTGATCGACCACTACAGCCATGACCCGTTTGTGCTCGGCCTCGATCGCGTCCTGCTGGCGCAGGTGCCGTTCGCGGTCGGCATCGTCGCGGCGATCATCGGTGCGGTGCTGCTGTCCGGCCTTGTCGGTCTGGTGACCGGTGGCGGCGAAGCCAATGGCCGCGCGGGAAGCCAGCTCGAGCGCTTCTGGTGGTCGTTCATGCGCCTGAGCGGCATTCTGATTCTGCCGCTGGTGTTCGGCCATCTGGCCATGATGCACGTGCTGCAAGGCGTGTTTGCGCTGACCGAGGCCGGTTCCACGATCATCGGCACGCGCGGCCTGATCAACGTCAGCGGGACGGCGACCGAGTTCGTGCTCAGCCGCTGGAATACGTCGCTGGCGGGGCCGACCACAGGCGTCGCGGTGTGGAAGCTGTATGACATCGGCCTGCTGCTGTTGGTGACGGTGCACGGCTTCAACGGCCTGCGCTACGTGTTGACCGACTACACCAGCGACAAACCGCTGCTGCGCCGTGCGGCCACCTATGTCACCGTGATCGGCGGCGTGGTGCTGCTGGTCGTCGGTGGCGCGGCGCTGCTGGCGGGGATCGAGCCGACTGCGCTCGACATGGCCTGCCATGCTCAGGAAGAACTGGGCAAAACGCTGTCCGAATTCTGCCAAGCTCGCATTGGTGGTTGA
- a CDS encoding succinate dehydrogenase iron-sulfur subunit yields MVDVTLRVRRYNPEDTQKRKPYWEEFSLTGCDPTDRVLDLLHRVKWEQDGTLAMRRSCAHGVCGSDAMRINGRNMLACKALIRDLFSPIPASVKIQVEPILGLPVLKDLIVDMEPFFAHYREVMPFFVNDDPLPANGRERFQTQEDRERFDDTTKCILCACCTTACPSFWSNGKYVGPAAIVQAHRFIFDSRDKAAAERLAILAEPNGVWRCRTIFNCTPACPREIEVTKAIGEVKLAIMRGSPEGIIKVTEIKEVVFSS; encoded by the coding sequence ATGGTTGATGTAACACTGCGCGTTCGGCGCTATAACCCGGAAGACACCCAGAAGCGCAAGCCGTACTGGGAGGAGTTCAGCCTGACCGGCTGTGACCCGACCGATCGCGTTCTGGACTTGCTGCACCGCGTGAAGTGGGAGCAGGACGGCACGCTGGCGATGCGCCGTTCGTGCGCGCACGGCGTTTGCGGCTCGGACGCGATGCGCATCAACGGGCGCAACATGCTGGCCTGCAAGGCGCTGATCCGCGACCTATTCTCGCCGATCCCGGCCAGCGTGAAGATTCAGGTCGAGCCGATCCTCGGCCTGCCCGTGCTGAAAGACCTGATCGTCGATATGGAGCCGTTCTTCGCGCACTACCGCGAGGTGATGCCGTTCTTCGTCAACGACGATCCCTTGCCGGCAAACGGCCGCGAGCGCTTCCAGACGCAGGAAGACCGCGAGCGCTTCGACGACACGACCAAGTGCATCCTGTGCGCGTGCTGTACCACGGCGTGCCCGTCGTTCTGGTCCAATGGCAAGTATGTCGGCCCGGCGGCGATCGTGCAGGCGCACCGCTTCATCTTCGACAGCCGCGACAAGGCCGCCGCCGAGCGCCTCGCAATCTTGGCGGAGCCCAACGGCGTGTGGCGCTGCCGCACGATCTTCAACTGCACGCCGGCCTGCCCGCGCGAGATCGAAGTGACGAAGGCCATCGGCGAAGTCAAGCTGGCGATCATGCGCGGCTCGCCGGAGGGCATCATCAAGGTCACCGAGATCAAGGAAGTCGTGTTCAGCAGCTAA